The sequence TAGGCCATTCTCAGGCCATTCCCAGGCAACTCTTAGGCAATCCCCAGGCAATTCCTCTACCTATTGCCAAGAGGCTGTAATGCGTTTATAGGGCTGGGTCAGTGAAGGGGGATACCGGTTCATGGTTTTGCAAAAAAGTACAAGCAAATTTGAAACAAATGGGCTCCTGTCCAGACAAATGTTAAAACCCCTTCGTAACGGCGGTAATAATAGGCTAAAAGTATTATCTTCCGGCCGCAGGTATGATTTTTAACCCCTATTTCAACTATATATGCTGGAGATACTTGAAACCCTGGAACCCCTGTTGAAAATGTTTTGGTTTGTTGCCATTCCGGCAAGTATCATTTTCCTGATCCAAACCATTATGACCTTTGCCGGAGCGGATGCTTCGGACGGCATTGACGCGGATTTCGACAGTAACCTGCATGGTACTGATGCGCCTTTCCAGCTTTTTTCTTTGCGTAACCTGATTAATTTCCTGTTAGGGTTTAGCTGGACTGGTATTTCATTTTACACCACGATCTCCAATCACCTACTCCTGATCATAGTATCATTGGCGGTAGGTATTTTGTTTGTGTATATTTTCTTCCTGGTCATCAACCAGATACAAAAGTTAGGAGAGGACAACTCTTTCAAATTCTCCAACGCTTTGAATAAAACAGCAGAAGTATATTTAACCATTCCGGGCAATAAGTCGGGGAAGGGTAAAATTATGATCAGTATAAATGGCTCCATGCGTGAATTGGATGCCATGACTGAAAAAGAGAAAATACCATCGGGTTCTGTTGTTAAAGTGGTTAAAGTAGAAAGCGATAATATCTTAATAGTTGAATTAATTTAAGCCCCTAGTTTATGTCTCCCATCTTAATTATTGTAGTAGCAGCAGTAGTCCTTTTTGTGACCATTATGGCCCTGGTATCGAGGTATAAACGATGCCCAAGCGATAAAATCTTAGTGATCTATGGCCGTACCGGCGGTTCCTCTGCCAAATGTATCCATGGCGGCGGCGCATTTATCTGGCCGGTTATCCAGGATTATGCCTTCCTGGATTTAAAGCCTTTGTCCATTGAAGCCAATCTGACCAAT comes from Paraflavitalea devenefica and encodes:
- a CDS encoding serine protease; protein product: MLEILETLEPLLKMFWFVAIPASIIFLIQTIMTFAGADASDGIDADFDSNLHGTDAPFQLFSLRNLINFLLGFSWTGISFYTTISNHLLLIIVSLAVGILFVYIFFLVINQIQKLGEDNSFKFSNALNKTAEVYLTIPGNKSGKGKIMISINGSMRELDAMTEKEKIPSGSVVKVVKVESDNILIVELI